Proteins co-encoded in one Malus sylvestris chromosome 9, drMalSylv7.2, whole genome shotgun sequence genomic window:
- the LOC126582077 gene encoding uncharacterized protein LOC126582077 isoform X3: MASNAPDEPCNSETEPETIALRIKEKRSRRVSFADTEITSVHIFNRDEDYDTPPDPKPQSSSQKDFEHAENPVIGFFRDLGGDSDDFRDSDNDDENDDGRKSFFRPIGSPSPGSSVPGSATSNDEDNFFGPVSANFIRPGRLSDSAASDDIHEATLDTTAFSMHYHSLARSDSGGDLKTPTAVRLAFEEKTPNHNTNVTDSGSLMSLTKPKMVTLQSSVPADKVRSGEDSNDMSIIEENPHKYDYGRLSPILDALLAAGSKDMHADPVSVLATSMPPNGGEVSASDENGIGHMRNGRTTEMGNFSTNDLSTEVESVSRIKLSESNGGYLHQIAYDTSSNGNHNSAAGDSGDGQIQTQNQLNNVNKEFSPEDASPRGMKKLELTAVNGNGLPKVDSEALQFDVFVQHGPAYQHSSQGLVQEHSLKEKIYNDNSDQHLDQHYRSPMEGSIFLLSNTPNLERHSGIVTPSSKQPGSFLSAEHTKHNEWVSSIQKSISRFTLPEPSPCASIVNDGIQKLKCRLSSYSSVNSPLTNVMAYIDRDLQCKFSNSPTACLEKQTAMPDLNRGQKSLFNMNSNGNENSINTTMLSQVNETVDLDKVEEPQHIMFTYTPLKDAYSTPRKAVVSPSQLSLSGSKMTQHLMSETPTEGALISSGADSLLAGEQEDNPPHLQIESEKNFQSPSRGAVILNSPDKSIQGGAEPMHSKPYVCSSTTEPYLQSPSGKVSAENPSMKGPIQSPPQENPTLNSTGRMAIQSSLRKAPNESPRRKESTLSPPRKERTRSPGKEPIRSPLVKELTRSPIVRDPIQIPTVKEPIRSPFIKDMNRIPSRKESTNSPSRLDSSCAADTENVRPFAGKDLVSHESNSYSHPSDGCYQGQHISQNPFTGKDSENSVGQKRRNLGIISEDGYRTDMIPRIQKSPKVPRSENCNPEFMLHQSNKGYDERQKCGGDTTWKCWTDILIKFAGDTEQLLSPLASKLNFKAIGVLEDMLVHLLKAKKYGMLCSEVQSQKFDCLNVGHKRVAEARLLLYKIVYEKAKLQLMQVKRDKLQIRVQLLSSAIQKSQMLKLNYIHCQSEPSERETHVDDSHRQYSLVNSEGEQEASHDNVSTMRQELKALDRDVKSLSNFFHSHCKLKGEQSCADTISLVQQHLKTRTCCRIICHDLQLWKVDHFEIKNGHYKILLSYHGYVLQRFTGTGGPASNIVISHSFNYIKITKEFPNMDVQVAFGFVLNFEATKKSSDLRCLPLAQETQVTRSLLRNLLDVVVEVHLARFEIVNLIQTTFQTPSAEQLDLKLWFLNFKSGRQVAVTLDMTCLKSGIYPSEILPHQIQASSESAVEKALPESLLAETRAAAEILESGYTRIKRLCKCISNVV; the protein is encoded by the exons ATGGCCTCCAACGCCCCCGATGAGCCCTGCAACTCCGAGACCGAACCGGAAACAATAGCCCTAAGAATCAAGGAGAAGCGCTCCCGCCGCGTGAGCTTCGCCGACACCGAGATCACATCCGTCCACATCTTCAACCGCGACGAGGACTACGACACACCTCCGGACCCCAAGCCCCAATCCAGCTCTCAAAAAGACTTCGAACATGCCGAGAACCCGGTGATAGGGTTTTTTAGGGACTTGGGCGGTGACAGCGACGATTTTAGGGATTCCGATAACGATGACGAAAACGACGACGGGAGAAAGTCGTTTTTCAGGCCAATTGGATCGCCCTCTCCTGGGAGTAGTGTTCCGGGCTCTGCTACCTCTAATGATG AAGACAATTTCTTTGGCCCTGTATCGGCCAATTTCATTAGACCAGGACGGTTATCTGATTCTGCGGCCTCAGATGACATTCATGAAGCTACATTGGATACTACAGCATTTTCAATGCATTACCATAGTCTTGCAAGGTCAGACTCCGGAGGAGATCTCAAGACCCCAACGGCGGTTCGCCTTGCCTTTGAAGAGAAGACACCAAACCATAATACCAATGTTACTGATTCTGGAAGCCTCATGTCTTTAACAAAACCGAAGATGGTTACCCTTCAGTCTTCTGTCCCTGCTGATAAGGTCAGAAGTGGGGAAGATTCAAATGACATGAGTATCATAGAAGAAAATCCACATAAGTATGATTATGGTAGATTATCTCCAATATTAGATGCACTTCTTGCAGCGGGCAGCAAGGATATGCATGCTGACCCAGTTTCCGTCCTAGCCACTTCAATGCCACCGAATGGGGGTGAGGTGTCTGCATCAGATGAAAATGGGATTGGCCACATGAGAAATGGTAGAACTACTGAAATGGGCAATTTCAGCACCAATGACTTGTCTACTGAGGTAGAATCTGTTTCTCGTATCAAGTTGAGTGAGTCAAATGGCGGTTATCTTCATCAGATTGCTTACGATACCTCATCTAACGGAAATCATAATTCAGCTGCTGGTGATTCTGGTGATGGCCAAATCCAGACCCAGAATCAATTAAACAAT GTGAATAAGGAATTTAGTCCTGAAGATGCATCTCCAAGGGGTATGAAAAAATTGGAGTTAACTGCTGTTAATGGCAATGGCCTACCAAAAGTCGATAGTGAAGCACTTCAGTTTGATGTGTTTGTCCAGCATGGACCTGCTTATCAACATTCGAGTCAAGGCTTGGTACAAGAACATTCACTTAAGGAGAAAATATATAATGATAATAGCGATCAACATTTGGACCAACATTATAGATCACCGATGGAGGGGTCCATATTCTTGTTATCGAATACTCCTAATTTGGAAAGACACTCAGGGATAGTGACTCCATCCTCAAAACAACCAGGTTCCTTTTTAAGTGCGGAACACACAAAACATAATGAGTGGGTTTCATCAATTCAGAAAAGCATTTCTAGGTTCACGCTTCCTGAACCTTCTCCCTGTGCTTCTATCGTCAACGATggaattcaaaaattaaaatgtagATTATCAAGTTACTCATCTGTGAATTCTCCCTTAACGAATGTTATGGCTTACATTGACAGAGATCTCCAATGCAAATTTTCCAATTCTCCTACTGCTTGTTTAGAGAAGCAAACAGCTATGCCTGATCTCAACAGAGGACAGAAAAGCTTATTTAACATGAATAGCAATGGAAATGAGAACTCAATAAACACCACTATGTTGAGCCAGGTTAACGAGACCGTAGACCTCGATAAAGTTGAAGAGCCTCAGCATATCATGTTTACATACACTCCTTTGAAGGATGCATACAGTACACCAAGAAAGGCGGTGGTTTCACCCTCTCAGCTGTCATTATCAGGAAGCAAAATGACACAGCATCTCATGTCAGAAACTCCCACAGAAGGAGCATTAATTTCTTCTGGGGCTGATTCCTTATTGGCAGGTGAGCAAGAAGATAATCCTCCCCATCTGCAAATTGAATCTGAAAAGAACTTCCAATCACCTTCAAGAGGTGCAGTCATTTTGAACAGCCCAGATAAAAGCATTCAAGGTGGAGCAGAACCAATGCATTCTAAACCATATGTCTGCAGCAGCACAACTGAACCATACCTTCAG AGTCCTTCCGGTAAAGTGTCAGCTGAGAACCCCTCCATGAAAGGGCCAATTCAGAGTCCACCCCAGGAGAATCCAACCCTCAATTCTACCGGGAGAATGGCAATTCAGAGTTCCCTCAGGAAAGCGCCAAATGAGAGTCCCCGCAGGAAAGAATCAACTCTGAGTCCTCCCAGAAAAGAACGTACTCGGAGTCCTGGAAAAGAACCAATTCGAAGTCCCTTGGTGAAAGAGCTAACTCGAAGTCCTATCGTGAGAGACCCAATTCAAATTCCTACTGTGAAAGAGCCAATTCGTAGTCCCTTCATAAAAGATATGAATCGGATTCCCTCAAGAAAAGAGTCAACAAATAGCCCCTCCAGACTGGATTCATCTTGTGCAGCAGACACTGAGAATGTGCGACCTTTTGCTGGGAAGGACCTAGTATCTCATGAGTCCAATTCATATAGTCATCCTAGTGATGGTTGTTATCAGGGACAGCATATTTCACAAAATCCGTTTACAGGGAAAGATTCAGAGAATTCTGTTGGACAAAAACGACGAAACCTAGGAATAATTTCTGAGGATGGATACCGTACAGATATGATCCCCAGAATCCAGAAAAGTCCGAAAGTTCCCAGAAGTGAGAACTGCAATCCAGAGTTCATGCTGCATCAGTCAAATAAAGGTTACGATGAGAGACAGAAGTGTGGGGGTGATACAACTTGGAAGTGCTGGACTGAT ATTTTAATAAAATTCGCAGGAGATACAGAACAACTGCTTTCTCCATTGGCAAGCAAACTAAATTTCAAAGCG ATTGGTGTGCTGGAAGATATGCTGGTCCACCTATTGAAGGCTAAAAAATATGGGATGCTGTGTTCTGAAGTCCAGTCTCAG AAGTTCGACTGCCTCAATGTTGGGCATAAAAG AGTAGCTGAAGCAAGACTGCTGCTTTATAAAATAGTGTATGAAAAGGCAAAATTGCAGTTAATGCAAGTGAAGCGTGATAAATTACAG ATTAGAGTACAGCTCTTAAGCTCTGCAATTCAGAAGTCTCAGATGCTGAAATTAAATTACATCCATTGTCAGTCTGAACCTAGTGAACGGGAGACTCATGTTGATGATAGTCATCGTCAATACTCTTTAGTTAATTCTGAGGGTGAACAAGAG GCTTCCCATGATAATGTAAGCACAATGAGGCAGGAGCTTAAAGCTTTGGACAGAGATGTAAAAAGCTTAAGCAATTTCTTTCACAGCCACTGCAAGTTGAAAGGAGAACAGAGTTGCGCTGATACTATATCTTTAGTTCAACAACATCTCAAGACAAGAACATGTTGCAGGATTATTTGCCATGATTTGCAG CTATGGAAAGTTGATCATTTTGAGATTAAGAATGGCCATTACAAAATTCTTCTCAGTTACCATGGTTACGTCTTGCaaag GTTTACAGGTACTGGGGGCCCAGCATCAAACATAGTCATCTCACACAGTTTCAATTATATAAAAATCACAAAG GAATTCCCAAACATGGATGTTCAAGTTGCATTTGGTTTTGTGCTAAATTTTGAGGCCACCAAGAAAAGTTCTGATTTGAGATGTTTGCCGTTGGCACAAGAAACGCAA GTAACCCGTTCACTGCTAAGAAATCTGCTAGACGTGGTTGTGGAAGTGCACCTGGCTCGATTTGAGAttgtaaatttgattcaaaCAACTTTTCAAACTCCATCTG CTGAGCAGCTTGATCTGAAGCTTTGGTTCCTCAATTTTAAGAGCGGTAGACAGGTGGCAGTGACTCTTGACATGACCTGTTTGAAAAG TGGGATTTATCCCTCGGAGATTCTTCCGCATCAGATACAggcttcctccgaatctgcagTGGAAAAGGCGCTGCCCGAGTCACTATTAGCTGAAACAAGAGCTGCAGCTGAGATTCTTGAATCTGGATATACGAGAATAAAGAGGCTCTGCAAGTGTATCTCCAATGTGGTGTAA
- the LOC126582077 gene encoding uncharacterized protein LOC126582077 isoform X4, translating into MEEDNFFGPVSANFIRPGRLSDSAASDDIHEATLDTTAFSMHYHSLARSDSGGDLKTPTAVRLAFEEKTPNHNTNVTDSGSLMSLTKPKMVTLQSSVPADKVRSGEDSNDMSIIEENPHKYDYGRLSPILDALLAAGSKDMHADPVSVLATSMPPNGGEVSASDENGIGHMRNGRTTEMGNFSTNDLSTEVESVSRIKLSESNGGYLHQIAYDTSSNGNHNSAAGDSGDGQIQTQNQLNNVNKEFSPEDASPRGMKKLELTAVNGNGLPKVDSEALQFDVFVQHGPAYQHSSQGLVQEHSLKEKIYNDNSDQHLDQHYRSPMEGSIFLLSNTPNLERHSGIVTPSSKQPGSFLSAEHTKHNEWVSSIQKSISRFTLPEPSPCASIVNDGIQKLKCRLSSYSSVNSPLTNVMAYIDRDLQCKFSNSPTACLEKQTAMPDLNRGQKSLFNMNSNGNENSINTTMLSQVNETVDLDKVEEPQHIMFTYTPLKDAYSTPRKAVVSPSQLSLSGSKMTQHLMSETPTEGALISSGADSLLAGEQEDNPPHLQIESEKNFQSPSRGAVILNSPDKSIQGGAEPMHSKPYVCSSTTEPYLQGFDILFGKWSMQSPSGKVSAENPSMKGPIQSPPQENPTLNSTGRMAIQSSLRKAPNESPRRKESTLSPPRKERTRSPGKEPIRSPLVKELTRSPIVRDPIQIPTVKEPIRSPFIKDMNRIPSRKESTNSPSRLDSSCAADTENVRPFAGKDLVSHESNSYSHPSDGCYQGQHISQNPFTGKDSENSVGQKRRNLGIISEDGYRTDMIPRIQKSPKVPRSENCNPEFMLHQSNKGYDERQKCGGDTTWKCWTDILIKFAGDTEQLLSPLASKLNFKAIGVLEDMLVHLLKAKKYGMLCSEVQSQKFDCLNVGHKRVAEARLLLYKIVYEKAKLQLMQVKRDKLQIRVQLLSSAIQKSQMLKLNYIHCQSEPSERETHVDDSHRQYSLVNSEGEQEASHDNVSTMRQELKALDRDVKSLSNFFHSHCKLKGEQSCADTISLVQQHLKTRTCCRIICHDLQLWKVDHFEIKNGHYKILLSYHGYVLQRFTGTGGPASNIVISHSFNYIKITKEFPNMDVQVAFGFVLNFEATKKSSDLRCLPLAQETQVTRSLLRNLLDVVVEVHLARFEIVNLIQTTFQTPSAEQLDLKLWFLNFKSGRQVAVTLDMTCLKSGIYPSEILPHQIQASSESAVEKALPESLLAETRAAAEILESGYTRIKRLCKCISNVV; encoded by the exons ATGGAAG AAGACAATTTCTTTGGCCCTGTATCGGCCAATTTCATTAGACCAGGACGGTTATCTGATTCTGCGGCCTCAGATGACATTCATGAAGCTACATTGGATACTACAGCATTTTCAATGCATTACCATAGTCTTGCAAGGTCAGACTCCGGAGGAGATCTCAAGACCCCAACGGCGGTTCGCCTTGCCTTTGAAGAGAAGACACCAAACCATAATACCAATGTTACTGATTCTGGAAGCCTCATGTCTTTAACAAAACCGAAGATGGTTACCCTTCAGTCTTCTGTCCCTGCTGATAAGGTCAGAAGTGGGGAAGATTCAAATGACATGAGTATCATAGAAGAAAATCCACATAAGTATGATTATGGTAGATTATCTCCAATATTAGATGCACTTCTTGCAGCGGGCAGCAAGGATATGCATGCTGACCCAGTTTCCGTCCTAGCCACTTCAATGCCACCGAATGGGGGTGAGGTGTCTGCATCAGATGAAAATGGGATTGGCCACATGAGAAATGGTAGAACTACTGAAATGGGCAATTTCAGCACCAATGACTTGTCTACTGAGGTAGAATCTGTTTCTCGTATCAAGTTGAGTGAGTCAAATGGCGGTTATCTTCATCAGATTGCTTACGATACCTCATCTAACGGAAATCATAATTCAGCTGCTGGTGATTCTGGTGATGGCCAAATCCAGACCCAGAATCAATTAAACAAT GTGAATAAGGAATTTAGTCCTGAAGATGCATCTCCAAGGGGTATGAAAAAATTGGAGTTAACTGCTGTTAATGGCAATGGCCTACCAAAAGTCGATAGTGAAGCACTTCAGTTTGATGTGTTTGTCCAGCATGGACCTGCTTATCAACATTCGAGTCAAGGCTTGGTACAAGAACATTCACTTAAGGAGAAAATATATAATGATAATAGCGATCAACATTTGGACCAACATTATAGATCACCGATGGAGGGGTCCATATTCTTGTTATCGAATACTCCTAATTTGGAAAGACACTCAGGGATAGTGACTCCATCCTCAAAACAACCAGGTTCCTTTTTAAGTGCGGAACACACAAAACATAATGAGTGGGTTTCATCAATTCAGAAAAGCATTTCTAGGTTCACGCTTCCTGAACCTTCTCCCTGTGCTTCTATCGTCAACGATggaattcaaaaattaaaatgtagATTATCAAGTTACTCATCTGTGAATTCTCCCTTAACGAATGTTATGGCTTACATTGACAGAGATCTCCAATGCAAATTTTCCAATTCTCCTACTGCTTGTTTAGAGAAGCAAACAGCTATGCCTGATCTCAACAGAGGACAGAAAAGCTTATTTAACATGAATAGCAATGGAAATGAGAACTCAATAAACACCACTATGTTGAGCCAGGTTAACGAGACCGTAGACCTCGATAAAGTTGAAGAGCCTCAGCATATCATGTTTACATACACTCCTTTGAAGGATGCATACAGTACACCAAGAAAGGCGGTGGTTTCACCCTCTCAGCTGTCATTATCAGGAAGCAAAATGACACAGCATCTCATGTCAGAAACTCCCACAGAAGGAGCATTAATTTCTTCTGGGGCTGATTCCTTATTGGCAGGTGAGCAAGAAGATAATCCTCCCCATCTGCAAATTGAATCTGAAAAGAACTTCCAATCACCTTCAAGAGGTGCAGTCATTTTGAACAGCCCAGATAAAAGCATTCAAGGTGGAGCAGAACCAATGCATTCTAAACCATATGTCTGCAGCAGCACAACTGAACCATACCTTCAG GGATTTGACATTTTGTTCGGGAAATGGTCAATGCAGAGTCCTTCCGGTAAAGTGTCAGCTGAGAACCCCTCCATGAAAGGGCCAATTCAGAGTCCACCCCAGGAGAATCCAACCCTCAATTCTACCGGGAGAATGGCAATTCAGAGTTCCCTCAGGAAAGCGCCAAATGAGAGTCCCCGCAGGAAAGAATCAACTCTGAGTCCTCCCAGAAAAGAACGTACTCGGAGTCCTGGAAAAGAACCAATTCGAAGTCCCTTGGTGAAAGAGCTAACTCGAAGTCCTATCGTGAGAGACCCAATTCAAATTCCTACTGTGAAAGAGCCAATTCGTAGTCCCTTCATAAAAGATATGAATCGGATTCCCTCAAGAAAAGAGTCAACAAATAGCCCCTCCAGACTGGATTCATCTTGTGCAGCAGACACTGAGAATGTGCGACCTTTTGCTGGGAAGGACCTAGTATCTCATGAGTCCAATTCATATAGTCATCCTAGTGATGGTTGTTATCAGGGACAGCATATTTCACAAAATCCGTTTACAGGGAAAGATTCAGAGAATTCTGTTGGACAAAAACGACGAAACCTAGGAATAATTTCTGAGGATGGATACCGTACAGATATGATCCCCAGAATCCAGAAAAGTCCGAAAGTTCCCAGAAGTGAGAACTGCAATCCAGAGTTCATGCTGCATCAGTCAAATAAAGGTTACGATGAGAGACAGAAGTGTGGGGGTGATACAACTTGGAAGTGCTGGACTGAT ATTTTAATAAAATTCGCAGGAGATACAGAACAACTGCTTTCTCCATTGGCAAGCAAACTAAATTTCAAAGCG ATTGGTGTGCTGGAAGATATGCTGGTCCACCTATTGAAGGCTAAAAAATATGGGATGCTGTGTTCTGAAGTCCAGTCTCAG AAGTTCGACTGCCTCAATGTTGGGCATAAAAG AGTAGCTGAAGCAAGACTGCTGCTTTATAAAATAGTGTATGAAAAGGCAAAATTGCAGTTAATGCAAGTGAAGCGTGATAAATTACAG ATTAGAGTACAGCTCTTAAGCTCTGCAATTCAGAAGTCTCAGATGCTGAAATTAAATTACATCCATTGTCAGTCTGAACCTAGTGAACGGGAGACTCATGTTGATGATAGTCATCGTCAATACTCTTTAGTTAATTCTGAGGGTGAACAAGAG GCTTCCCATGATAATGTAAGCACAATGAGGCAGGAGCTTAAAGCTTTGGACAGAGATGTAAAAAGCTTAAGCAATTTCTTTCACAGCCACTGCAAGTTGAAAGGAGAACAGAGTTGCGCTGATACTATATCTTTAGTTCAACAACATCTCAAGACAAGAACATGTTGCAGGATTATTTGCCATGATTTGCAG CTATGGAAAGTTGATCATTTTGAGATTAAGAATGGCCATTACAAAATTCTTCTCAGTTACCATGGTTACGTCTTGCaaag GTTTACAGGTACTGGGGGCCCAGCATCAAACATAGTCATCTCACACAGTTTCAATTATATAAAAATCACAAAG GAATTCCCAAACATGGATGTTCAAGTTGCATTTGGTTTTGTGCTAAATTTTGAGGCCACCAAGAAAAGTTCTGATTTGAGATGTTTGCCGTTGGCACAAGAAACGCAA GTAACCCGTTCACTGCTAAGAAATCTGCTAGACGTGGTTGTGGAAGTGCACCTGGCTCGATTTGAGAttgtaaatttgattcaaaCAACTTTTCAAACTCCATCTG CTGAGCAGCTTGATCTGAAGCTTTGGTTCCTCAATTTTAAGAGCGGTAGACAGGTGGCAGTGACTCTTGACATGACCTGTTTGAAAAG TGGGATTTATCCCTCGGAGATTCTTCCGCATCAGATACAggcttcctccgaatctgcagTGGAAAAGGCGCTGCCCGAGTCACTATTAGCTGAAACAAGAGCTGCAGCTGAGATTCTTGAATCTGGATATACGAGAATAAAGAGGCTCTGCAAGTGTATCTCCAATGTGGTGTAA